In Nicotiana tabacum cultivar K326 chromosome 17, ASM71507v2, whole genome shotgun sequence, one DNA window encodes the following:
- the LOC142172147 gene encoding putative pectinesterase/pectinesterase inhibitor 40 — protein sequence MEGKEKGIFTIILLMMWWSAGNCMIFNSTVAQDGTGNFTTITDAINAAPSQSATLYFIHVKAGPYNENVIVPNNKTNICLVGDGMGITIISSNKSGSSVAGTATLGVYGKGFIGMKMTIRNTAGAGAGQSAALTSAAFHGFASYYQCRFVSFQDTIFAQVGAQFFRECEVYGTIDFISGDGQAIFQNSVVYARTPVPGQEVTIIAPGLDGITTNPGLILQNCTITPAPDFKKSAVKSYLGRPWKNQGRGVVMSSFIDDFIDLQGWLQKPDVANTYFAEYDNRGPGSNTTGRVNWSKVIDKTEASKFTVRNFLQGDKWIPNIIPYYLDLNDDENSV from the exons ATGGAAGGCAAAGAAAAGGGAATTTTCACAATAATATTGCTGATGATGTGGTGGAGTGCAGGGAATTGTATGATTTTCAATTCAACAGTTGCACAAGATGGGACAGGCAACTTCACAACAATAACTGATGCTATAAATGCAGCTCCTTCTCAGAGTGCAACACTATACTTTATACATGTCAAAGCAGGCCCTTACAATGAAAATGTCATTGTTcctaataataaaactaacatatgcCTTGTTGGTGATGGTATGGGAATCACCATAATTTCATCAAATAAAAGCGGCAGCTCAGTAGCTGGTACAGCAACATTAG GAGTATACGGAAAAGGTTTCATTGGAATGAAGATGACAATTAGAAATACCGCTGGAGCAGGAGCTGGACAATCTGCTGCATTGACTAGTGCAGCTTTTCATGGTTTCGCTTCATATTATCAATGTCGATTTGTGAGTTTCCAGGATACCATTTTCGCGCAAGTAGGGGCTCAATTTTTCAGAGAATGCGAAGTTTATGGCACAATAGATTTTATCTCTGGTGATGGACAAGCCATTTTTCAAAATAGTGTAGTTTATGCTAGAACACCTGTACCAGGACAAGAAGTCACAATAATTGCCCCAGGTTTAGACGGTATAACTACGAATCCAGGGCTAATTCTTCAGAATTGTACAATAACTCCTGCACCAGATTTTAAAAAATCAGCAGTGAAGAGTTACTTAGGCAGACCATGGAAAAACCAAGGAAGGGGAGTAGTTATGTCaagttttattgatgatttcataGACCTCCAAGGCTGGCTTCAAAAACCGGATGTCGCAAACACATATTTTGCAGAGTATGATAACAGAGGACCGGGGTCTAATACGACAGGAAGGGTAAATTGGTCAAAAGTCATCGATAAAACAGAAGCCTCCAAATTCACAGTGCGCAACTTCCTCCAAGGTGATAAATGGATTCCCAACATAATCCCATATTATCTAGATCTTAATGATGATGAGAATTCTGTTTAG